The Engystomops pustulosus chromosome 9, aEngPut4.maternal, whole genome shotgun sequence genome includes a window with the following:
- the LOC140076411 gene encoding olfactory receptor 8D1-like, translating to MQTNRTSITFFTIKGISDNPALQLPIFLLVLMFYLITISGNLTILIACKDPRLHTPMYFFLGNLSIIDICFSTVSLHKVLANFITGDKRVSFFTCMAQMYIFGSLQCLELSILTAMSFDRYVAICKPLRYHLVMNARTCGILASACWILAFLQVMPPVGMVYSFSCYFSIEINHFFCDIIPVIRISCEDTSFVEMLFLIEAIFPMILPPFLLTFVSYIFIIHAILRIRSSSGRLKAFYTCSSHLTVVILLYTTLFSQYLTPNISKTLESKKLFALFNTAAVPMLNPVIYSLKNKDVKRALQKSLGPVKIM from the coding sequence ATGCAAACAAACCGAACATCAATTACATTTTTCACCATTAAGGGGATATCCGATAATCCAGCGTTACAGCTTCCAATCTTCCTTCTGGTTCTCATGTTTTATCTTATCACAATATCTGGTAACTTGACTATTCTCATAGCATGTAAGGACCCTCGTCTCCACACTCCAATGTACTTCTTCCTCGGTAACTTGTCCATCATAGACATCTGTTTTTCCACAGTTTCCTTGCATAAGGTCCTTGCAAATTTTATAACTGGAGATAAAAGAGTTTCATTCTTTACCTGTATGGCCCAGATGTACATTTTTGGGTCACTTCAATGCCTCGAGTTGTCAATTTTAACAGCCATGAGCTTCGACCGCTACGTGGCCATCTGTAAACCTCTACGATACCATCTGGTGATGAATGCTAGAACCTGTGGAATATTGGCTTCAGCCTGTTGGATTTTAGCATTTTTGCAAGTTATGCCCCCTGTTGGTATGGTGTATAGTTTCTCTTGCTATTTTTCTATTGAGATCAACCACTTCTTCTGTGACATTATTCCAGTCATAAGAATTTCTTGTGAAGACACCAGTTTTGTTGAAATGCTCTTCCTGATAGAAGCCATATTTCCCATGATACTACCTCCCTTTCTCCTAACTTTTGTGTCTTATATATTCATAATACACGCCATTCTGAGGATACGGTCCAGTTCTGGAAGACTGAAGGCCTTCTACACATGTTCCTCACACCTTACGGTTGTGATATTGCTATATACAACGCTCTTCAGTCAATATTTGACACCAAATATAAGTAAAACTTTGGAGTCCAAGAAGCTTTTTGCTCTGTTTAACACGGCCGCTGTCCCTATGCTCAATCCAGTGATCTACAGCCTCAAGAATAAAGATGTAAAAAGGGCTTTACAAAAGAGTCTAGGCCCtgttaaaattatgtaa
- the LOC140076409 gene encoding olfactory receptor 6C1-like, which produces MRTNQTAITFFIIKGISDNPALQLPIFLLVLMFYLITISGNLTILIACKDPHLHTPMYFFLGNLSIIDICFSTVSLHKILTNFITGDKRVSFFACMAQMYIFGSLQGLELSILTAMSYDRYVAICKPLRYHLVMNARTCGILASACWILAFLQVLPPACIVYNFSCYFSIEINHFFCDIIPVIRISCEDTSFIEILFLVETIFPIIMTPFLLTFVSYIFIIHAILRIRSSSGRLKAFYTCSSHLTVVILLYTTLFSQYTTPNISSTLEFKKLFALFNTAAVPILNPVIYSLKNKDVKRALQKSLSLIKIM; this is translated from the coding sequence ATGCGAACAAACCAAACAGCAATCACATTTTTCATCATTAAGGGGATATCCGATAATCCAGCGTTACAGCTTCCAATCTTCCTTCTGGTTCTCATGTTTTATCTCATCACAATATCTGGTAACTTGACTATTCTCATAGCATGTAAGGACCCTCATCTCCACACCCCAATGTACTTCTTCCTTGGTAACTTGTCCATCATAGACATCTGTTTTTCCACAGTTTCCTTGCATAAGATCCTTACAAATTTTATAACTGGAGATAAAAGAGTTTCGTTCTTTGCCTGTATGGCCCAGATGTACATTTTTGGATCATTACAAGGCCTCGAGTTGTCAATTTTAACAGCCATGAGCTACGACCGCTACGTGGCCATATGTAAACCTCTACGATACCATCTGGTCATGAATGCTAGAACTTGTGGAATATTAGCTTCAGCCTGTTGGATTTTAGCATTTTTGCAAGTTCTACCTCCTGCTTGTATAGTATATAATTTCTCTTGCTATTTTTCTATTGAGATCAACCACTTCTTCTGTGACATTATTCCAGTCATAAGAATTTCTTGTGAAGACACCAGTTTTATCGAAATACTGTTCCTCGTAGAAACCATATTTCCCATCATAATGACTCCATTTCTTCTAACTTTTGTGTCTTATATATTCATAATACACGCCATTTTGAGGATACGGTCCAGTTCTGGAAGACTGAAGGCCTTCTACACATGTTCCTCACACCTTACGGTTGTGATATTGCTATATACAACGCTCTTCAGTCAATATACGACACCAAACATAAGTAGCACTTTGGAGTTTAAGAAGCTTTTTGCTCTGTTTAACACGGCGGCTGTCCCTATCCTCAATCCAGTGATCTACAGCCTCAAGAATAAAGATGTAAAAAGGGCTTTACAAAAGAGTTTAAGTCTCATTAAAATTATGTGA